In a genomic window of Brassica rapa cultivar Chiifu-401-42 chromosome A10, CAAS_Brap_v3.01, whole genome shotgun sequence:
- the LOC103846096 gene encoding uncharacterized protein LOC103846096 translates to MELELPKRVYAEGLEPQVKKINNCCRMELIRDLKKAMPAEYDDVKIDPLFKHIMAIAENNLKFSEKLVDSFLCKQLITSKMHEKWFVFARKPLRFSLQEYHAVTGLKISRESSCDVVKWKSDGGFWSELLRTGGKITLQSIKKVHLQEVHSWSRRDRMRLIYLCVIMGVVMGRDEKVNIPHMYIKLVMDLEKLRNFHWGLHSYDFLLSSIEKVRKKLGKKNSYIFEGFSYAFQIWIMEAIPDFGEICGSKVSDSFSGPRCGNWKGVAKVSYEDIIQLEESFTEKGDLFSVISVSGNGDVLRHADYTRKDEMEDERVDLLLDRIKKNFDWSNTEWPVIEAEETEMEKADTESEADKSVDATDIAADVETSSVHVAGRGKRKI, encoded by the exons ATGGAGTTAGAGCTACCTAAGCGAGTGTATGCAGAGGGTTTAGAACCTCAGGTGAAGAAGATCAATAACTGCTGCCGCATGGAACTTATCAGAGATCTGAAGAAAGCTATGCCTGCGGAGTACGATGATGTCAAGATAGATCCTCTTTTCAAACATATCATGGCGATTGCGGAAAATAACCTCAAGTTTTCGGAGAAATTGGTGGATAGCTTCTTGTGTAAGCAGCTGATTACCTCGAAGATGCATGAGAAGTGGTTTGTATTTGCGAGGAAGCCTCTCCGATTTTCGCTTCAGGAGTACCACGCTGTGACAGGTCTCAAGATCTCGCGGGAAAGTAGCTGTGACGTAGTTAAATGGAAAAGTGATGGCGGATTTTGGAGTGAACTACTAAGGACAGGTGGTAAGATCACCTTGCAGTCGATCAAAAAGGTGCATCTACAAGAAGTTCACAGCTGGTCTCGGCGTGATAGGATGAGGTTGATCTACTTGTGTGTGATAATGGGTGTTGTGATGGGGAGAGATGAGAAGGTGAACATCCCTCATATGTACATCAAGCTGGTGATGGATCTTGAGAAGCTTCGGAACTTCCATTGGGGTCTTCACTCCTATGACTTCTTACTGAGTTCCATTGAGAAGGTTAGGAAGAAGTTGGGTAAGAAGAACAGCTACATTTTCGAGGGGTTCTCCTATGCGTTCCAGATTTGGATTATGGAAGCAATTCCGGATTTTGGAGAAATATGTGGCAGCAAAGTCTCGGACAGTTTCAGTGGTCCAAGGTGTGGAAATTGGAAAGGAGTTGCAAAAGTTTCTTATGAAGACATCATTCAACTTGAGGAATCGTTTACTGAGAAG GGAGACTTGTTCTCGGTAATTTCAGTGAGTGGCAATGGTGATGTGTTGAGGCATGCTGATTATACAAGGAAGGATGAGATGGAAGATGAACGTGTGGACCTTCTTCTCGATAGGATTAAAAAGAACTTTGATTGGAGCAACACAGAATGGCCAGTTATAGAGGCTGAAGAGACTGAGATGGAGAAAGCCGATACAGAGTCAGAAGCTGATAAGAGTGTGGATGCTACTGATATTGCAGCAGATGTGGAGACATCTTCGGTCCATGTTGCTGGAAGAGGCAAGAGAAAGATTTAG